One genomic region from Streptomyces sp. NBC_00582 encodes:
- a CDS encoding DUF4287 domain-containing protein, giving the protein MSHVLSEETHRNLLARIPHCTGREVSDWLRTVDEGPALRFEEKVSWLRHEHNLAYGHAKAIIHEYELRRAARKFL; this is encoded by the coding sequence ATGTCCCATGTCCTCTCCGAGGAGACGCACCGCAATCTGCTCGCCCGCATCCCCCACTGCACCGGCCGTGAAGTCTCCGACTGGCTGCGCACCGTCGACGAAGGCCCCGCTCTCCGCTTCGAGGAGAAGGTCAGCTGGCTGCGCCACGAGCACAATCTCGCGTACGGCCACGCCAAGGCGATCATCCACGAGTACGAACTGAGGAGGGCCGCGCGCAAATTCCTGTAG